The following coding sequences lie in one Hyphobacterium sp. CCMP332 genomic window:
- a CDS encoding prolyl-tRNA synthetase associated domain-containing protein codes for MTATRNELFAYLDELGIAHSTQDHAPVFTVEEGQDIKASLPGGHTKNLFLKDKAGRFVLVSALGDTPVRINRLHKPMGCKRLSFAREGDLLDVLGVRPGSVTAFALMNDVAGRVTFVVDAALLATDPVNFHPLKNDATTAISRDDLLAFAKATGHDPLIVDFAALAADD; via the coding sequence ATGACAGCGACCCGCAATGAATTGTTTGCATACCTGGATGAATTGGGCATCGCCCATTCAACGCAGGACCATGCGCCGGTCTTCACCGTCGAGGAGGGCCAGGACATCAAGGCCAGCCTGCCCGGCGGGCATACCAAGAATCTGTTCCTGAAGGACAAGGCCGGCCGCTTCGTGCTGGTCTCGGCGCTGGGCGACACGCCGGTCCGCATCAACCGCCTGCACAAGCCAATGGGCTGCAAGCGCCTGTCCTTTGCCCGCGAGGGGGATTTGCTCGACGTGCTGGGCGTGCGGCCGGGCTCCGTCACCGCCTTTGCGCTGATGAATGATGTCGCGGGCCGGGTGACATTCGTCGTCGATGCCGCCTTGCTGGCCACCGATCCAGTCAATTTCCACCCGCTGAAGAATGACGCCACCACGGCGATCTCCCGCGATGATCTTCTGGCCTTTGCCAAAGCCACCGGACATGATCCGCTGATTGTGGATTTTGCCGCGCTGGCGGCAGACGACTGA
- a CDS encoding DsbA family protein produces MTTPVCFFGFRSPYSRIGLAKLKAAGVRPEMIPFTGPPDGVPFFNPTDSQPKLEYYLEDIPRMTARAGLTLAFPDTFELTSRLPNLAFHFADLADKGFDFACAASEARWGEGQDLNRHNVLAGIAAGLDLDLPDTATLKTSEAIRSAEAGARAAVTKHGIFGVPFLIADGQKYWGQDRFDLYLETIAA; encoded by the coding sequence ATGACAACGCCTGTCTGCTTTTTTGGTTTCCGCAGCCCCTATTCCCGCATCGGACTCGCCAAGCTGAAAGCGGCGGGTGTGAGGCCGGAGATGATCCCCTTTACCGGCCCGCCGGACGGGGTGCCCTTCTTCAATCCGACCGACAGCCAACCCAAGCTGGAATACTATCTCGAAGACATTCCGCGCATGACGGCGCGGGCGGGCCTGACGCTCGCCTTTCCCGATACGTTCGAGCTGACCTCACGCCTGCCCAATCTCGCCTTTCACTTTGCCGATCTGGCGGACAAGGGATTTGATTTTGCCTGCGCGGCCTCGGAGGCACGCTGGGGCGAAGGGCAGGATCTCAATCGACACAACGTGCTCGCCGGCATCGCCGCCGGGCTGGACCTTGACCTGCCGGACACCGCCACGCTGAAAACGTCCGAAGCCATCCGCAGCGCCGAAGCCGGGGCGCGCGCGGCGGTAACCAAGCACGGGATTTTCGGCGTCCCCTTCCTGATCGCGGACGGGCAGAAATACTGGGGGCAGGACCGGTTTGATCTTTACCTGGAAACAATCGCCGCCTAG